GTTGGAGTTGGAATGGTCCCTCAGGTAGCCTTTCCGGAACACACGGTATTGGTCAAATATGGTGCGTACGGCCCGGTTAAGGTAAGCGGTGCTTTCAGAGGAGGGATCTGCCATCACCCCGGAGGTATAGCCTTGCCATACGGCATTCTGTTTTTTATGGTCTAACAAGGTCACCAATAAGGTGCCCTGGGTCATGTATACTTTAATGGGACGGTACGCCTCATGCTCGGCGGTGGGTTCTTCATTGTTGACCAACCAGATGTCAAATTCCTCCTGCTCATACCCCTTCATGTTGAGGTCATTGTAGTAAATGTAATAGCTCACCAGAAGGTCGGGCTTCTGTTCACTGTACTCATACCCCTGCATTTCCAGGCGTTCCCTTATGTACTTTTTGATCACCTCATAATTCTGCAGGGTGGCAGAGTCATTTTCTGAGGCGTGGGTGATAAAATTGAAAGTCTTGTACTTGTGGAAGGCACCGGAGTAACTATAATCAGAACCAAATTTATGGTTGCCAAATCCAAGGCAACTACTTAGGGTGCCTGCCAAGAGCAATAAAAACAGATGTGATAGATAGTACCGATTTTTCATTTTTTCTTCAGTTTTAATGTCCTGTCCCTCCAGTATTTACGGGTTAACATTCTGAGAAGATTTTAAAAATTTATAAAAAAATGAAAAAAAGTATTTCTACTATGTCAAGGGATATTTGAGTTACCGGCAGAGGACCAGACAGATTCCATTAGACCCTTTCCCTGGGCCGGAATCAGGGGATTAAATAGAGTATAAACCTCCTTTTTAGTGGTGAAGAGGAAAATGTAAATCAGGCCGATGAAATATAGCTGAGGTAGACAGTTCTTAGTGTGTGCTTAGAAAAGGTTAAACGAAAATAAATATTGTTATATTGTGGAAAGGGCAATAAAAAAGAGCGAGACAATTTGCCGCGCTCTTTTTTTATGGTATTCAGGAAGGTCTATTTGTCTAGCACTATCGCAAAGATCAACGGTGCCACAATGGTAGCGTCAGACTCAATCACGTATTTAGGCGTGTTGACGCCCAGTTTCCCCCAAGTGATTTTCTCATTCGGCACCGCGCCGGAGTAAGACCCGTAGCTGGTAGTAGAGTCTGAGATCTGGCAGAAATAGCCCCATAACGGAACCCCAGTGCGCTGTAAATCCTGGTGCAGCATAGGCACCACGCAGATAGGGAAGTCACCGGCAATTCCACCGCCAATCTGGAAGAAGCCAATGGTTGACTCGTCTTTAGCGGTGGCGGTATACCACTCGGCTAACTCCATCATGTACTCAATACCGGTGCGCACGGTGTGCACGTTCTTGATGTCGCCGCTGATCACGTGACCGGTGAAGATGTTACCCAAGGTAGAGTCTTCCCAGCCAGGTACGAAGATAGGAAGGTTCTTTTTGGCCGCTTCCAGCATCCAGCTGTTCTTAGGGTCAATCTGGTAATGCTGCTCCAGGTCACCGGAGTTCAGGATCTGGTAGAAGAACTGGTGCGGGAAATACGCCTCGCCGGCCTGGTCGGCTTTCTGCCAGTACTTTAATACGGTGTGCTCCAGGCGGCGCATAGCCTCTTCTTCTGGAATACAGGTGTCGGTTACCCGGTTCAGGTGACGGTTCAGGAGGTCCTGCTCGTCCTGCGGGGTAAGGTCACGGTAGTTAGGGATGCGCTCATAGAAGTCATGGGCCACCAGGTTGAAGATGTCTTCCTCCAGGTTGGCACCGGTACAGGTAATGGCCTGCACCTTGTCTTCTCTGATCATCTCAGCCAGAATGATGCCCAACTCGGCGGTGCTCATAGCGCCTGCCAGGGTGATCATCATCTTTCCGCCGTCATTTAAATGTAGTTTATAGCCTTCAGCCGCGTCAATAAGGGCAGCTGCGTTAAAATGCTTATAATGGTCTTTCAGGAACTGGGTTACCTTCATGCTATGCGATGGTTATTTTAATGGATGTGATAAGGTTGTTAAAACGGAATCCTTGGGTAAAAGATATTCCGGGAGCTAAACCCCTAAAAAACAAGGTTAGTTAGGCTTTTCAATGATGAAATTATGGTTGGTGTAAATGCAGATATCTGCCGCAATGGTCAGGGCCTCCCGCACCATTTCCTCGGCGGTCAGGTGGGGCGCATGTTTCTTCAGGGCCAGGGCCGCAGACTGGGCATAGGTGCTTCCAGACCCGATGGCGGCAATCTGGTGGTCTGGCTCCAGCACGTCGCCAGTGCCCGAGATAATGAGCAGTTCCTCTTTGTTGGCCACCACCATCATGGCTTCCAGCTTGCGCAGGTACTGGTCTTTGCGCCAGTCCTTGGCCAACTCAATGGCCGCCCGTTTCATGTTGTTGCCGTAAGCGTTCAGTTTTTCCTCAAAACGCTCCATCAGAGTAAAGGCATCGGCGGTGGAGCCGGCAAAACCGGTAATGATTTTCCCGTCCTGCAGCTTGCGTATCTTTTTGACGTTGCTCTTGGCAATGTATTTATCCATGGTTGCCTGTCCGTCGGCGCCAACGGCCACTTCTCCATTATGGTAAACTCCAAGCACGGTGGTTGAGCGTATTTTTGGCATAATCTTCCTTTCTAAAATATATAAGACGTCTTCCAAAGCCTTTGGCCGCGAAAGTACAACAACTTTACGTAAATGACGAAGAGTTGTCCAACGGGAGCAATATATGGCCAATCCAAGCCTTTGAAACTGGGTGTTGCAAAAAGGCAGGTGCATTTTAAAAGAAGCCTTCCCAAAGCAAATCAGGACCATCCGTTTTAAACCTGTTTTTGGAAAAACGGCCTTGAAACGGAAATGAGAAATTAAAGGGTAAGATCTATCGGGTTTCCATGAAAGCAGAAATTCCAAGGTGCTTCTGAGTCACGCCATAGCTGGGAAACAAGCATAAAACTAGGGGTAACTATGACTTTATAAAAAAAATAAAAAAGTTTTTTACTTTAAAATT
This Rufibacter radiotolerans DNA region includes the following protein-coding sequences:
- a CDS encoding DUF4136 domain-containing protein, whose protein sequence is MKNRYYLSHLFLLLLAGTLSSCLGFGNHKFGSDYSYSGAFHKYKTFNFITHASENDSATLQNYEVIKKYIRERLEMQGYEYSEQKPDLLVSYYIYYNDLNMKGYEQEEFDIWLVNNEEPTAEHEAYRPIKVYMTQGTLLVTLLDHKKQNAVWQGYTSGVMADPSSESTAYLNRAVRTIFDQYRVFRKGYLRDHSNSN
- a CDS encoding deoxyhypusine synthase family protein, with translation MKVTQFLKDHYKHFNAAALIDAAEGYKLHLNDGGKMMITLAGAMSTAELGIILAEMIREDKVQAITCTGANLEEDIFNLVAHDFYERIPNYRDLTPQDEQDLLNRHLNRVTDTCIPEEEAMRRLEHTVLKYWQKADQAGEAYFPHQFFYQILNSGDLEQHYQIDPKNSWMLEAAKKNLPIFVPGWEDSTLGNIFTGHVISGDIKNVHTVRTGIEYMMELAEWYTATAKDESTIGFFQIGGGIAGDFPICVVPMLHQDLQRTGVPLWGYFCQISDSTTSYGSYSGAVPNEKITWGKLGVNTPKYVIESDATIVAPLIFAIVLDK
- the hslV gene encoding ATP-dependent protease subunit HslV; the protein is MPKIRSTTVLGVYHNGEVAVGADGQATMDKYIAKSNVKKIRKLQDGKIITGFAGSTADAFTLMERFEEKLNAYGNNMKRAAIELAKDWRKDQYLRKLEAMMVVANKEELLIISGTGDVLEPDHQIAAIGSGSTYAQSAALALKKHAPHLTAEEMVREALTIAADICIYTNHNFIIEKPN